In Photobacterium angustum, the following proteins share a genomic window:
- the zur gene encoding zinc uptake transcriptional repressor Zur: protein MADQAQLLTKAQRLCEERGVRLTPQRLKVLALIIEHHSSISAYELLDQLKISEPQAKPPTIYRALDFLLAQGFVHKVESTNSYIACCVLGHADHCSQLLICDECGCVEECHDDELAKLLRQKSEKLGFKINHHVVESHGICEKCQGNKPII, encoded by the coding sequence ATGGCGGATCAAGCCCAATTATTAACAAAGGCGCAGCGACTCTGTGAAGAGCGAGGCGTTCGACTTACGCCACAGCGCTTAAAAGTGTTGGCGTTGATTATTGAGCACCATAGCTCAATCAGCGCTTATGAGTTATTGGATCAACTCAAAATTTCAGAACCGCAAGCAAAGCCGCCAACGATTTACCGAGCTTTAGATTTTCTCCTAGCACAAGGTTTTGTTCACAAAGTGGAGTCCACAAATAGCTATATTGCTTGCTGTGTACTAGGACATGCCGATCATTGTTCGCAGTTATTAATTTGTGATGAATGTGGCTGTGTTGAAGAATGCCATGATGATGAGTTAGCCAAACTACTTCGTCAAAAATCAGAAAAACTTGGTTTTAAGATTAATCATCATGTTGTTGAAAGCCATGGTATTTGTGAAAAATGCCAAGGCAATAAACCTATTATTTAA
- a CDS encoding chemotaxis protein CheX gives MRAEFINPFLASLINVLNTMASMPMTPQKPRLKKDEIARGDVSGLIGMIGPKTKGSMSITFEQDLALEIMQRMLGERPAGINEDVTDMVGEITNMVTGGAKRALAENGYDFDMATPAVVSGKGHTITHKCDNAIILMPFDSDYGKAYIEICFD, from the coding sequence ATGCGCGCAGAATTTATAAACCCTTTTCTTGCATCTCTGATTAATGTGCTCAACACCATGGCATCCATGCCAATGACACCACAAAAGCCAAGACTAAAGAAAGATGAAATTGCGCGTGGTGATGTATCTGGCTTAATAGGTATGATTGGCCCAAAAACCAAAGGGTCGATGTCAATCACGTTTGAGCAAGATTTGGCTCTTGAAATCATGCAACGAATGCTCGGTGAACGTCCAGCAGGCATTAATGAAGATGTTACTGATATGGTAGGTGAAATTACTAATATGGTAACAGGTGGTGCAAAACGTGCGTTGGCTGAAAATGGCTATGACTTTGATATGGCAACACCTGCGGTTGTTTCAGGTAAAGGCCATACCATTACCCATAAATGTGATAATGCAATCATCTTAATGCCATTTGATTCTGACTATGGCAAAGCCTATATCGAAATTTGTTTCGATTGA
- a CDS encoding cold-shock protein, whose translation MSKLTGTVKWFNDDKGFGFISGTDGKDVFVHFSAIQAQGRRTLREGQSVEFIVTDGQKGPQASEVIAL comes from the coding sequence ATGAGTAAACTGACTGGAACCGTAAAATGGTTCAACGATGACAAAGGCTTTGGTTTCATTTCTGGAACGGATGGCAAAGATGTGTTTGTACACTTCAGTGCTATTCAAGCTCAAGGGCGCCGCACCTTACGTGAAGGCCAAAGTGTTGAGTTTATCGTGACGGATGGTCAGAAAGGCCCACAAGCTAGCGAAGTTATTGCACTGTAA
- the pgi gene encoding glucose-6-phosphate isomerase, with product MLKNINPTQTQAWQDLTAHFEQAQDFQLSDLFANDSARFSKFSAQFGSDILLDYSKNLITEETLTKLFALAKETELDAAIADMFSGEKINRTEDRAVLHVALRNRSNTPIMVDGEDVMPAVNAVLEKMKSFSDRIISGEWKGYTGKEITDIVNIGIGGSDLGPYMVSEALGAYKTRLNMHFVSNVDGTHIAETLKDLNPETTLFLIASKTFTTQETMTNALSARDWFLAKAEDKAHVAKHFAALSTNGEAVAEFGIDTDNMFEFWDWVGGRYSLWSAIGLSICLSVGFDNFVALLDGGHAMDKHFAEAPLEQKLPVILALIGIWYNNFHGAETEAILPYDQYMHRFAAYFQQGNMESNGKYVDRGGNPVDYQTGPIIWGEPGTNGQHAFYQLIHQGTKLIPCDFIAPAISHNPLGDHHPKLMANFFAQTEALAFGKSREKVEAEFFAAGKSQEEVNELAEFKVFEGNRPTNSILVKEITPYTLGALIALYEHKIFTQGVIWNIFSFDQWGVELGKQLANQILPELNNKEEVSSHDSSTNGLINAFKQWRA from the coding sequence ATGTTGAAGAACATCAACCCAACGCAAACTCAAGCGTGGCAAGATCTAACCGCACACTTTGAACAAGCTCAAGATTTCCAATTAAGCGACTTATTTGCTAATGATAGCGCTCGCTTCTCTAAGTTTTCTGCGCAATTTGGCTCAGATATCCTACTTGATTACTCTAAAAACCTTATCACTGAAGAAACACTAACTAAGCTGTTTGCTCTTGCAAAAGAGACAGAGCTAGATGCTGCTATTGCAGATATGTTCAGTGGTGAAAAAATTAACCGTACAGAAGATCGTGCAGTACTTCACGTAGCACTACGTAACCGTAGTAACACACCAATTATGGTTGATGGCGAAGATGTGATGCCTGCTGTGAATGCTGTACTTGAGAAGATGAAGTCTTTCTCTGATCGCATCATCAGCGGTGAATGGAAAGGTTACACAGGTAAAGAAATTACCGATATCGTGAACATCGGTATCGGTGGCTCAGATCTTGGCCCTTACATGGTGTCTGAAGCGCTAGGTGCTTATAAAACGCGCCTAAACATGCACTTTGTTTCTAACGTTGATGGCACACACATTGCTGAAACGCTAAAAGATCTTAACCCTGAAACAACATTGTTCTTGATCGCATCAAAAACCTTCACGACTCAAGAAACCATGACTAATGCGCTATCTGCACGTGACTGGTTCTTAGCAAAAGCAGAAGATAAAGCACATGTAGCGAAACACTTTGCTGCGCTTTCAACAAACGGTGAAGCCGTTGCTGAGTTTGGTATTGATACTGACAACATGTTCGAGTTCTGGGACTGGGTTGGCGGCCGTTATTCACTATGGTCTGCAATCGGTCTATCAATCTGCTTGTCAGTAGGTTTTGATAACTTTGTTGCGCTACTTGATGGCGGTCATGCAATGGACAAACACTTTGCAGAAGCACCATTAGAGCAAAAGCTACCGGTTATCCTTGCGCTTATCGGTATCTGGTACAACAATTTCCACGGTGCAGAAACAGAAGCGATTCTTCCTTATGATCAGTACATGCATCGTTTTGCAGCGTACTTCCAGCAAGGTAACATGGAATCAAACGGTAAATACGTTGATCGTGGCGGTAACCCAGTGGATTACCAAACAGGCCCAATTATTTGGGGTGAACCTGGTACCAATGGTCAACATGCTTTCTACCAGTTGATCCACCAAGGCACGAAATTGATCCCATGTGATTTCATTGCTCCTGCGATTAGCCATAACCCATTAGGCGATCACCATCCAAAATTAATGGCGAACTTCTTCGCGCAAACTGAAGCACTAGCATTTGGTAAGAGCCGTGAGAAAGTTGAAGCAGAATTCTTTGCTGCGGGTAAATCACAAGAAGAAGTGAATGAACTAGCAGAATTTAAAGTATTCGAAGGCAACCGCCCAACGAACTCAATCTTAGTGAAAGAAATTACGCCTTATACACTAGGTGCATTGATTGCGCTTTATGAGCACAAGATTTTCACTCAAGGTGTTATTTGGAATATCTTTAGCTTCGATCAGTGGGGCGTAGAGCTTGGTAAGCAACTGGCTAATCAAATCCTGCCAGAGCTAAACAATAAAGAAGAAGTATCAAGCCACGATAGTTCGACTAATGGTTTGATCAATGCATTTAAACAATGGCGAGCATAA
- a CDS encoding secondary thiamine-phosphate synthase enzyme YjbQ: MWYQKTINLTPQKRGFHLITEEIEQHLHEIRPLSVGLVHCFLQHTSASLTINENADPTVRHDMEKHFNHFVPERAPYYRHTYEGDDDMPAHIKSSLLGNSISIPISQGRLALGIWQGIYLGEHRDHGGSRQVVITIQGE, from the coding sequence ATGTGGTATCAAAAAACAATTAATCTTACTCCTCAAAAGCGCGGTTTTCACCTTATCACTGAGGAAATAGAGCAACATTTACATGAGATCCGACCTTTAAGCGTTGGATTAGTCCATTGTTTTCTCCAACACACCTCGGCAAGCTTAACCATTAATGAAAATGCCGATCCTACGGTACGTCATGATATGGAGAAACATTTTAATCATTTTGTACCAGAACGTGCGCCATATTATCGACATACCTATGAAGGAGATGATGATATGCCAGCACATATTAAAAGTTCATTGTTAGGTAATAGTATCTCGATCCCTATTTCACAAGGACGTTTAGCATTGGGTATATGGCAAGGTATTTATTTAGGTGAGCACCGTGATCATGGCGGCTCTCGCCAAGTCGTGATCACTATTCAAGGCGAATAG
- a CDS encoding BamA/TamA family outer membrane protein, producing MEERKLKAVAYAAALLVSADIHAENELLDIDGSEAVQNTDSDIAAVPFMFSTDSMGLSIGAAGVVKKAGQPQASLLVAGLVTDKGTWMTYLGAYNYALSADSRWLFGAELYSGDYKDFNYYVGKATQNDSHLDDRIIADAQESRHQLSARYILPIGQGKHDPIQSALYPNRQLTGHTPWESGVSSIDFRPFYQSRQFAKNTPIPSSDFSHNDSVWGLETRFEWNNQNNTANPTQGSKSQFKLTYAPDTSEQTSWWKWEINQSWYLNLGKLDNLFDQQVLAFNVYTADTPSWNTTDSKDGYHRPPEYAGVKLGGLYRLRSFQTGRYVGRSAISYSAEYRVMPEWQPLSEWPVFNWYNVPWWQWVAFADVGRVADSYNLSELHSDMKWSAGGAVRFQVEGVVVRTEMAWGSEESTFRVMVNQPF from the coding sequence ATGGAAGAAAGAAAATTAAAAGCCGTGGCGTATGCTGCGGCTTTGTTGGTTTCAGCCGATATTCATGCTGAAAATGAATTACTTGATATTGATGGTTCTGAAGCGGTACAAAATACCGATTCAGATATTGCTGCAGTACCTTTTATGTTTTCTACCGATAGCATGGGATTGTCTATTGGTGCCGCAGGTGTTGTCAAAAAAGCAGGGCAACCACAAGCTTCACTATTAGTCGCTGGGCTGGTGACAGATAAAGGCACATGGATGACGTATCTGGGGGCTTATAATTACGCGTTATCTGCCGACAGCCGTTGGCTATTTGGAGCAGAGCTTTACAGTGGTGATTATAAAGATTTTAATTACTATGTAGGAAAGGCGACCCAAAATGATTCCCACCTCGATGATAGGATCATTGCTGATGCGCAAGAGTCAAGGCATCAATTAAGTGCGCGTTATATTTTGCCGATTGGACAAGGTAAGCATGATCCTATTCAATCTGCACTTTATCCTAACCGTCAATTAACAGGTCATACGCCATGGGAAAGCGGCGTATCATCAATAGATTTTCGCCCGTTCTATCAATCTCGTCAGTTTGCTAAAAACACACCGATCCCTTCTTCAGATTTTTCACATAATGACAGTGTGTGGGGGCTAGAAACTCGGTTTGAATGGAACAACCAAAACAATACTGCGAATCCAACCCAAGGCAGTAAAAGTCAATTTAAACTGACATATGCGCCTGATACCTCAGAGCAAACAAGCTGGTGGAAATGGGAAATAAACCAAAGTTGGTATTTGAATTTAGGTAAGCTGGATAACTTATTTGATCAGCAAGTCTTGGCGTTTAATGTGTATACCGCTGATACCCCAAGTTGGAATACAACGGACTCAAAAGATGGTTATCATCGTCCACCTGAATATGCAGGAGTCAAACTGGGGGGCTTATATCGCTTACGGAGTTTTCAAACGGGGCGATATGTTGGGCGATCAGCAATCAGCTACAGTGCAGAATATCGCGTGATGCCAGAATGGCAACCTCTGAGTGAATGGCCTGTCTTTAATTGGTACAACGTGCCTTGGTGGCAGTGGGTAGCATTTGCTGATGTTGGTCGTGTTGCGGATAGTTACAATCTCTCTGAGTTGCATTCAGACATGAAATGGAGCGCTGGTGGCGCAGTACGTTTTCAAGTCGAAGGTGTTGTTGTCCGAACCGAAATGGCGTGGGGCAGTGAGGAAAGCACCTTTAGAGTGATGGTTAACCAGCCGTTCTAG
- the alr gene encoding alanine racemase: protein MKAATAHIDTEALAHNLGLIRQHAPNSKVLAVVKANAYGHGLLRVAQTLTNVDAYGVARIEEALILRAGGIVKPILLLEGFYAPSDLPVLVTNNIHTVVHSIEQLEALEQTELDNPVQVWVKIDTGMHRLGVRPEDLTDFMARLNACENVAKPLRFISHFGNADDLSSDITLKQLDTFLDLTQDYQGERSLAASAGILAWPDSQLEWIRPGIIMYGVSPFNESERFASAYDLKPVMTLTSSLIAVRDVKKGEQVGYGGIWTSERDTKVGVIAIGYGDGYPRTAPNGTPVLVNGRIVPMAGRVSMDMLTVDLGPDAQDKVGDTATLWGEGLPSEIVAEHIGTIAYELVTKLTPRVAMAYT, encoded by the coding sequence ATGAAAGCTGCAACCGCACATATAGATACTGAAGCATTAGCCCACAATTTGGGGTTGATCCGTCAACACGCACCAAATAGTAAAGTTTTGGCGGTCGTAAAAGCCAACGCTTATGGGCATGGCTTACTTCGTGTTGCTCAAACGCTTACGAATGTTGACGCGTATGGTGTTGCTCGTATTGAAGAAGCATTAATTTTACGTGCAGGTGGGATCGTAAAACCTATTTTATTATTAGAAGGGTTTTATGCACCGAGCGATCTTCCAGTATTAGTGACCAATAATATTCATACTGTGGTTCACTCGATTGAGCAATTGGAAGCATTAGAACAGACTGAGCTTGATAACCCTGTGCAAGTTTGGGTGAAAATTGATACCGGTATGCACCGCTTAGGTGTACGTCCAGAAGATCTGACGGATTTTATGGCACGTTTAAATGCCTGTGAGAATGTCGCAAAGCCATTACGTTTTATTAGTCACTTTGGTAATGCTGATGATTTAAGCTCTGATATTACGTTAAAGCAGCTAGATACCTTTTTGGATTTAACTCAAGATTATCAAGGTGAGCGTTCATTAGCCGCCTCTGCGGGTATTTTAGCGTGGCCTGATAGCCAGCTAGAATGGATTCGCCCGGGGATCATTATGTATGGTGTTTCACCATTTAATGAGTCTGAACGTTTTGCTTCTGCTTATGATTTAAAGCCTGTGATGACATTAACCTCTAGCCTGATTGCTGTACGTGATGTCAAAAAAGGTGAGCAAGTCGGTTACGGTGGTATTTGGACGAGTGAGCGAGATACCAAAGTCGGTGTGATTGCGATTGGATATGGCGATGGTTATCCACGTACTGCCCCCAACGGCACACCAGTGCTTGTTAATGGTCGTATTGTGCCGATGGCAGGGCGTGTTTCGATGGACATGCTAACGGTGGATTTAGGGCCAGATGCACAGGATAAAGTCGGCGATACTGCAACATTATGGGGCGAAGGATTACCTTCTGAGATTGTGGCTGAGCACATTGGCACGATTGCGTATGAATTGGTCACTAAATTAACACCACGGGTTGCGATGGCATATACGTGA
- a CDS encoding replicative DNA helicase, with the protein MADNSKPKKPKDNQMDAIKMPPHSLEAEQSVLGGLMLDNEKWDMVAEKVVANDFYSRPHRIIFQATAALLEAGQPLDLITLSENLEQSSTLDDVGGFAYLAELAKNTPSAANILAYADIVRERALIRDMIGVANEIADAGYDPQGRTSEDLLDMAESKVFAIAEQRTNDKEGPQSVDTILEKTLERIEILYQSPQDGVTGVSTGFTDLNKKTAGLQGSDLIIVAARPSMGKTTFAMNLCENAAMEQEKPVLIFSLEMPAEQIMMRMLASLSRVDQTKIRTGQLDDEDWARISSTMGILMEKKNMFIDDSSGLTPTEVRSRARRIARDNGGISMIMIDYLQLMRVPGLQDNRTLEIAEISRSLKALAKELNVPVVALSQLNRSLEQRADKRPVNSDLRESGAIEQDADLIMFIYRDEVYHEDSALKGIAEIILGKQRNGPIGTVRLTFQGQFSRFDNYAGPAYDEE; encoded by the coding sequence ATGGCAGATAATAGTAAACCGAAAAAACCAAAAGATAATCAAATGGACGCCATTAAGATGCCGCCTCACTCTTTAGAGGCTGAGCAATCTGTTCTTGGTGGTTTGATGCTGGATAACGAAAAGTGGGACATGGTGGCTGAAAAAGTCGTTGCCAATGATTTCTACAGTCGTCCACACCGGATTATTTTTCAGGCGACAGCGGCACTATTAGAAGCGGGTCAGCCGCTAGATTTGATCACCCTGTCTGAAAACCTTGAGCAATCAAGCACACTTGATGATGTAGGCGGTTTTGCTTACTTAGCTGAACTGGCAAAAAATACACCGTCAGCGGCAAATATCTTAGCGTATGCTGATATTGTCCGCGAGCGTGCACTTATTCGTGACATGATTGGTGTGGCAAATGAAATTGCCGATGCCGGTTATGATCCACAGGGCCGTACCAGTGAAGACTTACTGGATATGGCTGAAAGTAAAGTCTTTGCGATTGCAGAGCAACGTACCAACGATAAAGAAGGTCCACAAAGCGTTGATACGATCTTAGAAAAGACCTTAGAACGTATCGAGATTCTATACCAATCACCACAAGATGGTGTGACCGGTGTATCGACAGGCTTTACCGATCTCAATAAAAAAACCGCTGGCCTTCAAGGATCTGACTTAATCATTGTTGCGGCACGTCCATCGATGGGTAAAACTACCTTTGCGATGAACTTATGTGAAAACGCAGCAATGGAGCAGGAAAAACCTGTACTTATTTTCTCGTTAGAGATGCCAGCCGAACAGATCATGATGCGTATGTTGGCGTCACTTTCGCGTGTTGACCAAACTAAAATTCGTACCGGTCAACTCGATGATGAAGACTGGGCACGTATTTCATCAACAATGGGTATTCTGATGGAAAAGAAGAATATGTTCATTGATGATAGTTCTGGCTTAACACCAACGGAAGTCCGTTCACGTGCCCGTCGTATCGCCCGCGATAACGGCGGTATTAGCATGATCATGATTGACTACTTGCAATTAATGCGAGTGCCGGGTCTGCAAGATAACCGTACATTAGAGATCGCTGAGATTTCCCGCTCGTTAAAAGCGCTGGCAAAAGAATTAAACGTCCCGGTTGTTGCCTTGTCGCAGCTTAACCGATCGTTGGAGCAACGTGCCGATAAACGCCCTGTTAACTCAGATTTACGTGAATCCGGTGCGATCGAGCAGGATGCCGATTTAATTATGTTTATTTATCGTGATGAGGTTTATCACGAAGATAGTGCCCTTAAAGGGATCGCTGAAATCATCTTAGGTAAGCAACGTAATGGTCCTATCGGTACCGTCCGTTTAACCTTCCAAGGCCAGTTCTCTCGCTTTGATAATTATGCAGGTCCTGCCTACGATGAAGAGTAA
- a CDS encoding DUF481 domain-containing protein, which translates to MARYLLTLLLLANTAAHAADVQDIEEDVSPSHFTSEVGLGFTALAGNSDSQTLNANYDLQYIKGRYKTNADTSLLMAKKNGEEDKRKMSANLKTQMLIRDGYYLYGSGSYIDDRYGPYYVDSLASAGIGYRLFSYETFQALVDIGPGFRHQDPNLDEIDGDIVKPEVVNEAVLQSSLTMTWKPLKTLSVENKTNIVAGNSNTTIQNDLSLTNSITDNIALSIGFNYTYYTWVPNNMKNFDSSTIVSLIYSMK; encoded by the coding sequence TTGGCAAGATACCTACTGACATTATTGCTGCTTGCCAATACTGCAGCCCATGCTGCTGACGTTCAAGATATCGAAGAAGATGTCTCGCCATCTCACTTTACCAGTGAGGTGGGACTTGGGTTTACAGCACTTGCTGGTAATTCAGATTCACAGACGCTAAACGCTAATTATGATCTGCAATATATCAAAGGTCGTTATAAAACTAACGCAGATACGAGCCTACTAATGGCGAAGAAAAATGGCGAAGAAGATAAACGTAAGATGTCAGCCAATTTGAAAACACAAATGCTGATCCGTGATGGCTATTACTTATATGGTAGCGGCAGCTATATTGATGATCGCTATGGTCCATATTATGTTGATTCACTCGCTTCTGCTGGTATCGGTTATCGTCTCTTTAGCTATGAAACGTTTCAAGCCTTGGTCGATATTGGTCCTGGTTTTCGTCACCAAGATCCAAACCTAGATGAAATTGATGGTGATATAGTCAAACCAGAAGTAGTGAATGAAGCTGTTTTACAAAGCTCATTAACCATGACATGGAAACCGCTTAAAACACTTTCTGTGGAAAATAAAACCAATATTGTGGCTGGTAATAGTAACACTACGATCCAAAATGATTTATCACTGACCAACTCGATCACCGATAATATCGCATTGAGTATTGGCTTTAACTATACCTATTACACCTGGGTGCCTAACAATATGAAAAACTTCGATTCTAGTACTATTGTTAGCCTGATTTACAGTATGAAGTAA
- the rplI gene encoding 50S ribosomal protein L9, with protein sequence MQVILLDKIANLGSLGDQVNVKAGYARNFLIPQAKAVMATKANVEMFEARRAELEAKVAEQQAAAQARAEALNALEAVVIASKAGDEGKLFGSIGTRDIADAVTAAGVALVKSEVRLPEGALRTTGEFEVSVQLNSDVFATVKLNVVAAE encoded by the coding sequence ATGCAAGTTATTCTACTTGATAAAATCGCTAACCTAGGTAGCCTTGGCGACCAAGTTAACGTTAAAGCTGGCTACGCTCGTAACTTCCTTATCCCACAAGCTAAGGCAGTAATGGCAACTAAAGCTAACGTTGAAATGTTCGAAGCACGTCGTGCAGAGCTAGAAGCTAAAGTTGCTGAGCAACAAGCTGCTGCTCAAGCTCGTGCTGAAGCATTAAACGCACTAGAAGCAGTAGTAATTGCTTCTAAAGCTGGTGACGAAGGTAAACTATTCGGTTCTATCGGTACTCGTGACATCGCTGATGCAGTAACTGCTGCTGGCGTTGCACTTGTTAAGAGCGAAGTACGTCTACCTGAAGGTGCACTACGTACTACTGGCGAATTCGAAGTTAGCGTTCAGCTAAATTCAGATGTATTCGCAACTGTTAAACTAAACGTTGTTGCTGCAGAGTAA
- the rpsR gene encoding 30S ribosomal protein S18, which produces MARFFRRRKFCRFTAEGVQEIDYKDVATLKNYITEAGKIVPSRITGTRAKYQRQLARAIKRSRYLALLPYTDKHQ; this is translated from the coding sequence ATGGCTCGTTTCTTCCGTCGTCGTAAATTCTGCCGTTTCACTGCAGAAGGCGTACAAGAGATTGACTACAAAGACGTAGCAACTCTAAAAAACTACATCACTGAAGCTGGTAAAATCGTACCTAGCCGTATCACTGGTACTCGCGCTAAATACCAGCGTCAGCTAGCTCGCGCTATCAAGCGTTCTCGTTACCTAGCACTTCTACCGTACACTGACAAGCATCAGTAA
- the priB gene encoding primosomal replication protein N produces the protein MTNRLELVGTIAKQPKRSQSPAGIPHCHFVLEHRSIQQEAGLPRQVYCYINVVVSGKGQQVLTQDLVIGSNVKVGGFISYQTGRNGIGKLVLHADHIDII, from the coding sequence ATGACCAATCGTCTGGAGTTAGTTGGCACTATTGCTAAACAACCCAAACGAAGCCAGTCTCCTGCGGGCATACCTCATTGTCACTTTGTGCTTGAGCATCGTTCGATTCAACAGGAAGCAGGCCTACCACGCCAAGTATATTGTTATATTAACGTGGTAGTCAGTGGCAAAGGTCAACAAGTACTCACTCAAGATTTAGTTATCGGAAGCAATGTTAAGGTAGGAGGGTTTATCTCTTATCAAACCGGCCGTAACGGCATTGGTAAATTAGTATTGCACGCCGATCACATTGACATAATTTAG
- the rpsF gene encoding 30S ribosomal protein S6, whose product MRHYEIVFMVHPDQSEQVAGMIERYTAAIKDSGGQIHRLEDWGRRQMAYPINKLHKAHYVLMNVEAEQSVVDELESNFRFNDAVIRNMIMRTKNAVTEPSPMMKAKEERFTKREDRAETAQSEGEAAAE is encoded by the coding sequence ATGCGTCATTACGAAATCGTATTCATGGTGCACCCTGATCAAAGCGAGCAAGTTGCTGGCATGATCGAGCGTTACACTGCTGCTATCAAAGATTCTGGTGGTCAGATTCACCGTCTAGAAGATTGGGGTCGTCGTCAAATGGCTTACCCAATCAACAAACTGCACAAAGCACACTACGTTCTAATGAACGTTGAAGCTGAGCAGTCTGTAGTTGACGAGCTTGAGTCAAACTTCCGCTTCAACGACGCAGTGATCCGTAACATGATCATGCGTACTAAGAACGCTGTTACTGAGCCATCTCCAATGATGAAGGCTAAAGAAGAGCGTTTCACTAAGCGTGAAGATCGTGCAGAAACTGCACAATCTGAAGGCGAAGCAGCTGCTGAGTAA
- the rlmB gene encoding 23S rRNA (guanosine(2251)-2'-O)-methyltransferase RlmB, translating into MSNDMIFGIHAVKAVLASDPVRFIEVFVLKGREDDRLLPLVTELQSLGITIQEAGRKALDDKVKGASHQGIVARVRPGKQYNENDLDDLLVGKENPLLLILDGVTDPHNLGACLRNADAAGAVAVIVPKDRSAQLNATASKVACGAAEIMPLVRVTNLARTMRALQDKGVWIVGTAGEATHDIYQSKLTGPLAIVMGAEGEGMRRLTRETCDDLIKIPMAGSVSSLNVSVATGICLFEAVRQRS; encoded by the coding sequence ATGAGTAATGATATGATTTTTGGCATCCATGCCGTGAAAGCAGTGCTGGCATCTGATCCAGTTCGTTTTATTGAAGTCTTTGTACTGAAAGGACGAGAAGATGATCGCTTACTGCCGCTAGTAACAGAGCTGCAGTCACTGGGTATCACGATCCAAGAAGCAGGGCGTAAAGCACTTGATGACAAAGTAAAAGGTGCTTCTCACCAAGGTATCGTTGCGCGTGTTCGTCCGGGTAAGCAATACAATGAGAACGATCTCGATGATTTATTGGTGGGTAAAGAAAATCCATTATTATTAATTTTAGATGGTGTGACAGATCCGCATAACTTAGGCGCATGTCTACGTAATGCGGATGCTGCGGGTGCGGTTGCTGTTATCGTTCCGAAAGATCGTTCTGCACAACTGAATGCAACGGCAAGTAAAGTTGCCTGTGGCGCGGCTGAAATCATGCCATTAGTACGTGTGACTAACTTGGCGCGTACTATGCGTGCACTGCAAGATAAAGGTGTATGGATTGTAGGTACGGCTGGTGAAGCAACGCATGATATTTACCAAAGTAAGCTGACTGGTCCATTAGCGATTGTGATGGGTGCAGAAGGCGAAGGTATGCGTCGTTTAACCCGTGAAACCTGTGATGATTTGATCAAAATTCCAATGGCAGGTTCGGTATCAAGCTTAAACGTATCAGTAGCAACAGGTATCTGTTTGTTTGAAGCGGTACGTCAACGTAGCTAA